The Thermus oshimai DSM 12092 genome includes a window with the following:
- a CDS encoding ABC transporter permease gives MRLELDPSPTPAKVAWSYGAFFLLTFLLLALLFALYGVSPLRAFGLLFSVVLDPLGLFEVLRRAVPLLLIGAGLSLAFRVGFFNIGAEGQLLLGAVGAAYAALFLPTGPWTLPLMFLLGGGLSALWALLAAWLRVRFGASEILTTLMQNYLAYYLVVYLVAGPWKGERVFGFLYTDTFPQAAWLPRLGESLVPWPTLLLGVLAALFLHFLLFRTPLGLEWRVLGDNPKAARYLGLREGRLLLLVALLSGLLAGVAGVGEVAGIHHKLLEPAQISLGYGFTAILVAWLARGGPLFTLLTAPLMGVVLAGGDLLKLELSMPFRVVDVFAGLMLLALIGAEALARHRVVWRR, from the coding sequence ATGAGGCTGGAGCTGGACCCAAGCCCCACCCCGGCCAAGGTGGCCTGGAGCTACGGGGCGTTTTTCCTCCTAACCTTCCTCCTTTTGGCCCTTCTCTTCGCCCTCTACGGGGTTTCCCCCCTTCGGGCCTTTGGCCTCCTCTTTTCCGTGGTGCTGGACCCCTTGGGCCTCTTTGAGGTCTTAAGGCGCGCCGTTCCCCTCCTCCTCATCGGGGCGGGGCTATCTCTGGCCTTCCGGGTGGGGTTTTTCAACATCGGGGCCGAGGGGCAGCTCCTCCTGGGGGCGGTGGGGGCGGCCTACGCCGCCCTTTTTCTCCCCACGGGCCCCTGGACCCTTCCCCTCATGTTCCTCCTGGGTGGGGGCCTTTCGGCCCTTTGGGCCCTTCTCGCCGCCTGGCTTCGCGTGCGCTTTGGCGCCAGCGAGATCCTCACCACCCTCATGCAGAACTACCTGGCCTACTACCTGGTGGTCTACCTGGTGGCGGGGCCCTGGAAAGGGGAGCGGGTTTTCGGCTTCCTCTACACCGACACCTTCCCCCAGGCCGCCTGGCTTCCCCGCCTAGGGGAAAGCCTCGTCCCCTGGCCCACCCTCCTCCTGGGGGTGCTGGCCGCGCTCTTCCTCCATTTCCTCCTCTTCCGCACCCCCCTGGGCCTGGAGTGGCGGGTCCTGGGGGATAACCCCAAGGCCGCCCGGTACCTGGGCCTACGGGAGGGGCGGCTTCTCCTCCTGGTGGCCCTCCTCTCCGGCCTCCTTGCGGGGGTGGCCGGGGTGGGGGAGGTGGCGGGGATCCACCACAAGCTCTTGGAGCCCGCCCAGATCTCCTTGGGCTACGGCTTCACCGCCATCCTGGTGGCCTGGCTGGCCCGGGGGGGGCCCCTCTTCACCCTCCTCACCGCGCCCCTCATGGGGGTGGTGTTGGCGGGGGGGGATCTTTTGAAGCTGGAGCTTTCCATGCCCTTTAGGGTGGTGGACGTCTTCGCCGGCCTCATGCTCCTCGCCCTCATCGGGGCCGAGGCCCTGGCCCGCCACCGCGTGGTCTGGAGGCGCTGA
- a CDS encoding DUF11 domain-containing protein, translating to MKRLKFLGLGLMTLLLGVALAMTPAGTSITNQASASYIDSAGQPRTTTSNQVVTVVQQVYSFTITPNGTESAPGQTKSGLPGGQVLFNYVVENTGNGTDTINLATVQGTSDDFDLLSVRIYRDDNCNGAVDAGEPQVTSVTLGMGQQACVAVVATIPATATSGQYGNLNLTGTSQGNPSVTDADNWARAVATTQAALTATKSATPSSVAPGGTVTFTISGANVGGSAAYGVTIPGLGTGILISDVIPTGLTVSTMPTGTAGSGTVSFVYYDGSTWQTLTTLPLTGNGTIAIGMFISGSGAFFPQGAQYTFSFQATVPANAPAGATYANTAVVRFDANGDGDSNDPGETVSSNTTTNTVTATYQPVVGYPGNITLGNETQVVASAYSGQTVSFTNVVRNDGNAPDSFTLTLQNPTFPAGTVCQIYAADGITPISGAIGPLNPGSTQTVVVKCLLPAGYFENPADGTTTTYKVELKATSVNDSSKSDLTTDQLTDILPGYAVDLAARGYAGDGNATNDNPAAQTANPGQTVYFPLDTYNAGANTDSYNLTASVPTGWSVLFYPDANCDGLMDTPTPAPVTNTGPINPGGTKCYIAAVTVPAGTAPGSNPVSFTATSATLGTVSDTVNTQVNVNLVAQVLLDPDRAGTVTSPGTIQYTHTLVNNSNTGALCSITGTGGSSGWTYQYSLDGTTWQNSLSGVSVPAFGGTQTIHVRVLVPAGEPIGQVDVNTVTANCTVGTGNASDTATETTTIVGGELRLQKSAVSYVGTTSAVRSSDGSQAYPGDYIDYVIVAENIGTGNLTNVKIADPIPAYTTFVSMAATTTGFPSGATVLYSTDGNAWSPTPPPSVATGQSVYVGVDTNGDGTIDANDVMPPAARITLVLRVQVQ from the coding sequence ATGAAAAGACTAAAGTTTTTAGGTTTGGGCCTCATGACCCTCCTGCTGGGGGTGGCCTTGGCTATGACCCCCGCAGGCACCAGCATCACCAACCAGGCTTCGGCCAGCTACATTGACTCCGCCGGCCAACCCCGGACCACCACCTCCAACCAGGTGGTGACCGTGGTCCAGCAGGTCTACAGCTTCACCATCACCCCAAACGGTACCGAAAGCGCCCCCGGACAGACCAAGTCCGGCCTGCCCGGTGGCCAGGTGCTCTTCAACTACGTGGTGGAGAACACCGGAAACGGCACGGACACCATCAACCTGGCCACGGTCCAGGGCACCTCGGACGACTTTGACCTGCTGAGCGTTCGGATCTACCGCGACGACAACTGCAACGGCGCCGTGGACGCGGGGGAACCCCAGGTGACCTCCGTCACCCTGGGGATGGGCCAGCAGGCCTGCGTGGCGGTGGTGGCCACCATCCCCGCCACGGCCACGAGCGGCCAGTACGGCAACCTGAACCTCACCGGCACCAGCCAGGGTAACCCGAGCGTTACCGATGCCGACAACTGGGCCCGCGCGGTGGCCACCACCCAGGCCGCCCTCACCGCCACCAAGTCCGCCACGCCGAGCAGTGTGGCCCCGGGCGGTACGGTCACCTTCACCATCTCGGGGGCCAACGTGGGCGGGAGCGCGGCCTACGGCGTTACCATCCCCGGCCTCGGCACCGGCATCCTCATCTCGGACGTCATTCCCACCGGCCTCACCGTGAGCACCATGCCCACGGGCACCGCGGGATCGGGCACGGTGAGCTTCGTCTACTACGACGGCAGCACCTGGCAAACCCTCACTACCCTCCCCCTCACCGGAAACGGCACCATCGCCATCGGCATGTTCATCTCCGGCAGCGGGGCCTTCTTCCCGCAAGGGGCGCAGTACACCTTCAGCTTCCAGGCCACGGTGCCTGCGAACGCCCCCGCCGGCGCCACCTACGCCAACACCGCGGTGGTGCGGTTTGACGCCAACGGGGATGGGGACAGCAACGACCCCGGCGAAACCGTTTCCTCCAACACCACCACCAACACCGTGACCGCCACGTACCAGCCCGTGGTGGGCTACCCCGGCAACATCACCCTGGGCAACGAAACCCAGGTGGTGGCCAGCGCCTACTCCGGCCAGACGGTGAGCTTCACCAACGTGGTGCGGAACGACGGGAACGCCCCCGACAGCTTCACCCTCACGCTCCAGAACCCCACCTTCCCCGCGGGGACCGTCTGCCAAATCTACGCCGCGGACGGCATCACGCCTATCTCCGGCGCCATCGGCCCCCTGAACCCCGGCAGCACGCAGACCGTGGTGGTGAAGTGCCTCCTGCCCGCGGGCTACTTTGAAAACCCGGCCGACGGCACCACGACCACCTACAAGGTGGAGCTCAAGGCCACCAGCGTGAACGACTCCTCCAAGTCCGACCTCACCACCGACCAGCTCACGGACATCCTCCCGGGCTACGCGGTGGACCTGGCGGCCCGCGGGTACGCGGGGGATGGCAACGCCACCAACGACAACCCCGCCGCCCAGACCGCCAACCCCGGCCAGACGGTGTACTTCCCGCTGGACACCTACAACGCGGGGGCCAACACGGATAGCTACAACCTCACCGCGAGCGTCCCCACCGGCTGGAGCGTCCTCTTCTACCCCGATGCGAACTGCGATGGGTTGATGGACACGCCAACCCCTGCCCCGGTGACCAACACCGGGCCCATCAACCCCGGCGGGACCAAGTGCTACATCGCCGCCGTCACCGTGCCCGCGGGGACCGCCCCCGGGAGCAACCCGGTGAGCTTCACCGCCACCAGCGCCACCCTGGGCACCGTTTCCGACACCGTTAACACCCAGGTCAACGTGAACCTGGTGGCCCAGGTGCTCCTGGACCCCGACCGGGCGGGCACCGTCACGAGCCCCGGGACCATCCAGTACACCCACACCTTGGTGAACAATTCCAATACCGGCGCGCTCTGCTCCATCACCGGCACGGGTGGTAGCTCCGGCTGGACCTACCAGTACTCCCTAGACGGCACCACCTGGCAGAACAGCCTGAGCGGGGTGAGCGTGCCCGCCTTCGGCGGTACCCAGACGATCCACGTCCGCGTCTTGGTTCCCGCCGGAGAACCCATCGGCCAGGTGGACGTGAACACCGTGACCGCAAACTGCACCGTGGGCACGGGGAACGCCAGCGACACCGCCACGGAGACCACCACCATCGTGGGCGGGGAGCTCAGGCTCCAGAAGAGCGCGGTGAGCTACGTGGGGACGACCTCCGCCGTCCGCTCCTCCGACGGTAGCCAGGCCTACCCCGGGGACTACATTGACTACGTCATCGTGGCGGAGAACATCGGCACCGGGAACCTGACGAACGTGAAGATCGCCGACCCCATCCCCGCTTACACCACCTTCGTGAGCATGGCCGCTACCACCACGGGCTTCCCCAGCGGGGCCACGGTCCTTTACTCCACGGACGGCAACGCCTGGAGCCCCACGCCGCCTCCCAGCGTGGCCACCGGTCAGTCCGTGTACGTGGGCGTGGACACCAACGGGGACGGGACCATTGACGCGAACGACGTGATGCCCCCGGCGGCCAGGATCACCCTCGTCCTCCGGGTGCAGGTGCAGTAA
- a CDS encoding DUF11 domain-containing protein, whose amino-acid sequence MRTLALLPILLSLAMAMTPAGTVIRNQAQGWVGGEVYLSNPVETVVQALCVPLLSPSGTQAAPGQRATVLPGGFSYLVYRLQNAGNDPFTFNLNVALAGDFAPAGVRLVLDRNGNGLPDPGEGEVASVTLAPGEGAGLVLEVQAPPDASGTLLLSPVATCPGGEDRENWAAVEVAQAALSLLKSVVPGRVLPGEEATFSLEVRNLSPVTVPVRVEDPLGGLSGLAYVPGSASATRGTVEYYDGAAWRPTEPPTVSGLALVADLPPGGSARLTFRVRALADAPPGVRTNRATARGGGAQAEGEAPVEVLPLPRHHLGPGGNPKALPGGEGSPDDEQRARTLQGQPSCFPHTLLNEGTVEDRYRIEAILPPGVSLALGRNGLPLDQPILLRPGEALDFEACVMAQDAGTFKVELVARSLGSGTLNRTWDILEAVPADALSLTKEATPPPGTTLKPGDEITYTLRIQNRYAPLTGAVVEDPLPEGVEFLEAPGGTYDPATHTVRFLLDPLPLGETVLTVRVRVKNVPDDTLLLNRFTLRSRETPNPLPSNPVEHPVFGVNLLLRKGVAPEVARLGEVLTYRLEVVNPSQAPLTVRLVDTPDPALRYLPGSARIQADCQGEGVALEPREEGGSFVWEGLSLRGGGRLCVVYKMRVERVSRAELRNIAQAFGLSAQGAAVASAQVQALVRALQPLEEKALLVGRVYLDLDEDGRYTPGRDLPLKGARLLLANGWQALTDEGGRYAFRDLRPGPYQVMLDPASAPFPPLPHLEALGEGYRRGVQVFGLTQADFPLKAPKGTVKVERSTELRFGPLYLEKRLVQVGNEAWVHILLKAQTPLPEFSLRDGEEVFSVEVLEGERELTLPYRGEFTDPEVRWRYP is encoded by the coding sequence ATGCGGACCCTCGCCCTCCTCCCCATCCTCCTGAGCCTGGCCATGGCCATGACCCCTGCGGGCACGGTCATCCGCAACCAGGCCCAGGGGTGGGTGGGGGGCGAGGTCTACCTTTCCAACCCTGTGGAGACCGTGGTCCAGGCCCTGTGCGTGCCCCTCCTTTCCCCAAGCGGCACCCAAGCGGCCCCAGGCCAGCGGGCCACGGTCCTCCCCGGGGGGTTCAGCTACCTGGTCTACAGGTTGCAGAACGCCGGGAACGACCCCTTCACCTTCAACCTAAACGTGGCCCTGGCGGGGGACTTCGCCCCCGCCGGGGTGCGCCTTGTTTTGGACAGGAACGGCAACGGCCTGCCCGACCCCGGGGAAGGCGAGGTGGCCTCGGTCACCCTCGCCCCCGGGGAAGGGGCGGGCCTGGTCCTCGAGGTCCAAGCCCCCCCTGATGCCTCGGGGACCCTCCTCCTTTCCCCCGTAGCCACCTGCCCCGGGGGGGAGGACCGAGAGAACTGGGCGGCGGTGGAGGTGGCCCAAGCCGCCCTCTCCCTTCTTAAGAGCGTGGTCCCGGGCCGGGTCCTTCCCGGCGAGGAGGCCACCTTCAGCCTGGAGGTGAGAAACCTAAGCCCCGTAACCGTCCCGGTGAGGGTGGAAGACCCCCTCGGGGGGCTTTCGGGGCTGGCCTACGTCCCCGGCTCCGCCTCGGCCACCCGGGGCACCGTGGAGTACTACGACGGGGCCGCTTGGCGCCCCACGGAGCCGCCCACCGTTTCGGGCCTGGCCCTGGTGGCGGACCTCCCCCCAGGGGGAAGCGCCCGGCTCACCTTCCGCGTAAGGGCTTTGGCGGATGCCCCTCCTGGGGTACGCACCAACCGGGCCACGGCCAGGGGAGGGGGAGCCCAGGCGGAAGGGGAAGCCCCCGTGGAGGTCCTTCCCCTCCCCCGCCACCACCTGGGCCCTGGGGGGAACCCCAAGGCCCTCCCCGGAGGGGAAGGAAGCCCCGACGACGAGCAAAGGGCCCGCACCCTCCAGGGCCAGCCCTCCTGCTTCCCCCACACCCTCCTGAACGAGGGCACGGTGGAAGACCGCTACCGGATAGAGGCCATCCTGCCCCCAGGGGTAAGCCTGGCCTTGGGGCGGAACGGGCTCCCCCTGGACCAGCCCATCCTCCTAAGACCGGGGGAGGCGCTGGACTTTGAGGCCTGCGTGATGGCTCAGGATGCGGGCACCTTTAAAGTGGAACTGGTCGCCCGGAGCCTGGGGAGCGGCACCCTGAACCGCACCTGGGACATCCTGGAGGCGGTGCCTGCAGATGCCCTAAGCCTCACCAAGGAGGCCACCCCTCCCCCGGGGACCACCCTGAAACCGGGGGACGAGATCACCTACACCCTCCGCATCCAAAACCGCTACGCGCCCCTCACGGGCGCGGTGGTGGAGGACCCCTTGCCGGAAGGGGTGGAGTTCCTGGAGGCCCCGGGCGGCACCTACGACCCCGCCACCCACACCGTGCGCTTCCTCCTGGACCCCCTACCCCTTGGGGAAACCGTCCTCACGGTGCGGGTACGGGTGAAGAACGTCCCCGACGACACCCTCCTCCTGAACCGCTTCACCCTGAGGAGCCGGGAAACCCCCAACCCCCTACCCTCCAACCCCGTGGAGCACCCCGTGTTTGGGGTCAACCTGCTCCTCAGGAAGGGCGTGGCGCCGGAGGTGGCCCGCCTGGGCGAGGTCCTCACCTACCGCCTGGAGGTGGTCAACCCCTCCCAGGCCCCCCTTACGGTGCGGCTGGTGGACACCCCCGACCCCGCCCTCCGCTACCTCCCGGGCTCGGCCCGGATCCAGGCGGACTGCCAAGGGGAGGGGGTGGCCCTGGAGCCCCGGGAGGAGGGGGGGAGCTTTGTTTGGGAAGGGCTGAGCTTGCGGGGCGGAGGCCGGCTCTGCGTGGTCTACAAGATGCGGGTGGAAAGGGTGTCTAGGGCTGAGCTCCGGAACATAGCCCAGGCCTTCGGGCTCTCCGCCCAGGGGGCCGCGGTGGCCAGCGCTCAGGTCCAGGCCCTGGTGCGCGCCCTCCAACCCTTGGAGGAAAAGGCCCTCCTGGTGGGCCGGGTCTACCTGGACCTGGACGAGGACGGCCGCTACACCCCGGGGCGGGACCTGCCCCTGAAGGGGGCCCGGCTCCTCCTGGCCAACGGCTGGCAGGCCCTTACGGATGAGGGCGGGCGCTACGCCTTCCGGGACCTCCGGCCCGGCCCCTACCAGGTGATGCTGGACCCCGCCTCCGCCCCCTTCCCGCCCCTGCCCCACCTCGAGGCCCTAGGGGAGGGGTACCGGCGGGGGGTCCAGGTCTTCGGCCTCACCCAGGCGGACTTCCCCCTTAAGGCCCCCAAGGGAACGGTGAAGGTGGAAAGGAGCACCGAGCTCCGCTTCGGGCCCCTGTACCTGGAAAAGCGCCTGGTGCAGGTGGGGAACGAAGCCTGGGTTCATATTCTCCTCAAAGCGCAAACCCCCCTCCCCGAGTTCAGCCTTCGGGACGGCGAGGAGGTGTTTAGCGTGGAGGTTCTGGAAGGCGAGCGGGAGCTCACCCTCCCCTACCGGGGGGAGTTCACCGACCCCGAGGTGCGCTGGAGGTACCCATGA
- a CDS encoding ABC transporter ATP-binding protein — MLRLEGITKRFGPVLACDGVSLEVGRGEVLALLGENGAGKTTLVSLLYGLYAPDAGRILLEGREVRIPSPQAAQRLGIALVPQHPELLEAHTVAENLALGLRLPPFFTQEVLLRRLQGHLERSALGLDPGFLRLPVAALSAGEKQRLEILKALLSHPKVLILDEPTSVLTPREAEGLFGEIRRLKEEGLAVIFISHKLDEVLEVADRIAVLRAGRKVGEVSRKEATKEELIRLMVGRRLSPLPRALPPKEEVVLEVEGLHVPRRGVPLQGVSFALRAGEILGVAGVAGSGQSELVEALAGLRPYGGEVRLLGKPLPRDPARVFALGVGHVPEERSTGLAPGLPVAENLSLRTHRRLARRGVLFRKDLEARAKDLMARFRIQAPSPWAPVRFLSGGNAQKVILARELSEGPRLLLAMHPTYGVDVGAQEEVHRLLLDLAASGTAILLVSEDLDEILALSHRVAALHRGRFVGPIPREEATLERLGRMMAEGR, encoded by the coding sequence ATGCTGAGGCTTGAAGGCATCACCAAGCGCTTCGGGCCGGTCCTGGCCTGCGATGGGGTGAGCCTCGAGGTGGGGCGGGGCGAGGTCCTGGCCCTGCTCGGGGAGAACGGGGCGGGGAAGACCACCCTGGTGAGCCTCCTCTACGGCCTCTACGCCCCCGATGCGGGGCGGATCCTTCTGGAAGGCCGGGAGGTGCGGATCCCTTCCCCCCAGGCGGCCCAGCGCCTGGGGATCGCCCTGGTGCCCCAGCACCCCGAGCTCCTCGAGGCCCACACCGTGGCGGAGAACCTGGCCCTGGGCCTCCGCCTTCCCCCTTTCTTCACCCAAGAAGTCCTCCTCCGCCGCCTCCAGGGCCACTTGGAACGGAGCGCCTTAGGCCTGGACCCTGGTTTCCTCCGCCTCCCCGTGGCCGCCCTCTCCGCGGGGGAGAAGCAGCGCCTGGAGATCCTAAAGGCCCTCCTTTCCCACCCCAAGGTCCTCATCCTGGACGAGCCCACCAGCGTCCTCACCCCCAGGGAGGCGGAGGGCCTTTTCGGGGAGATCCGCCGCCTCAAGGAGGAGGGTCTTGCGGTGATCTTCATCAGCCACAAGCTGGACGAGGTCTTGGAGGTGGCGGACCGCATCGCCGTGCTCCGCGCCGGGCGCAAGGTGGGGGAGGTTTCCCGAAAGGAAGCCACAAAAGAGGAGCTCATCCGCCTCATGGTGGGGCGGCGTCTTTCGCCCCTCCCCCGGGCCCTGCCCCCTAAGGAGGAGGTGGTCTTGGAGGTGGAGGGCCTTCACGTGCCCCGGCGGGGCGTGCCCCTCCAGGGGGTTTCCTTTGCCTTGCGGGCGGGGGAGATCCTGGGGGTGGCGGGGGTGGCGGGAAGCGGCCAGAGCGAACTGGTGGAGGCCCTAGCCGGGCTTAGGCCCTATGGGGGAGAGGTGCGCCTTTTGGGAAAACCCCTCCCCAGGGATCCGGCCCGGGTCTTCGCCTTGGGGGTGGGGCATGTTCCCGAAGAGCGGAGCACGGGCCTCGCCCCAGGCCTGCCCGTGGCGGAGAACCTCTCCTTGCGCACCCACCGGAGGCTTGCCCGACGGGGGGTTCTTTTCCGGAAGGACCTGGAGGCGCGGGCCAAGGACCTCATGGCCCGCTTCCGCATCCAGGCCCCTTCCCCCTGGGCCCCCGTGCGCTTCCTCTCGGGGGGGAACGCCCAGAAGGTCATCCTGGCGCGGGAGCTTTCCGAAGGCCCTAGGCTCCTCCTCGCCATGCACCCCACCTACGGGGTGGACGTGGGGGCCCAGGAGGAGGTCCACCGCCTCCTTTTGGACCTCGCGGCCTCGGGCACGGCCATCCTGTTGGTGAGCGAGGACCTGGACGAGATCCTGGCCCTGAGCCACCGGGTGGCCGCCCTCCACCGGGGGCGGTTTGTGGGGCCCATCCCCCGGGAGGAGGCCACCCTGGAGCGCCTGGGGCGGATGATGGCGGAGGGACGATGA